The Cricetulus griseus strain 17A/GY chromosome 9, alternate assembly CriGri-PICRH-1.0, whole genome shotgun sequence genome has a segment encoding these proteins:
- the Rab4b gene encoding ras-related protein Rab-4B isoform X4 gives MAETYDFLFKFLVIGSAGTGKSCLLHQFIENKFKQDSNHTIGVEFGSRVVTVGGKTVKLQIWDTAGQERFRSVTRSYYRGAAGALLVYDITSRETYNSLAAWLTDARTLASPNIVVILCGNKKDLDPEREVTFLEASRFAQENELMFLETSALTGENVEEAFLKCARTILNKIDSGELDPERMGSGIQYGDVSLRQLRQPRSAQAVAPQPCGC, from the exons ATGGCCGAGACCTACG ACTTCCTCTTCAAATTCCTGGTGATTGGCAGTGCTGGAACTGGCAAGTCATGTCTCCTCCATCAGTTCATTGAGAATAAGT TTAAACAGGACTCCAACCACACCATCGGCGTGGAGTTTGGATCCAGGGTCGTCACCGTTGGGGGGAAGACTGTGAAGCTACAGATCTGGGACACTGCTGGCCAGGAGCGGTTTCG GTCGGTGACGCGGAGTTATTACCGAGGGGCAGCTGGAGCCCTGCTGGTGTACGACATCACCAG CCGAGAGACATATAACTCGCTAGCGGCGTGGCTGACTGATGCCCGAACGCTGGCCAGCCCCAACATCGTGGTCATCCTCTGTGGTAACAAGAAGGACCTGGACCCTGAGCGTGAAGTTACTTTCCTAGAGGCCTCCCGCTTTGCCCAGGAGAATG AGCTGATGTTCCTGGAGACCAGCGCTCTCACGGGTGAGAACGTGGAAGAAGCCTTCCTGAAGTGCGCGCGCACCATCCTCAATAAGATCGACTCAG GTGAACTAGACCCCGAGAGGATGGGCTCAGGAATTCAGTATGGTGATGTATCCCTCCGCCAGCTGCGGCAGCCTCGCAGCGCCCAGGCCGTGGCCCCTCAGCCCTGTGGCTGCTGA
- the Rab4b gene encoding ras-related protein Rab-4B isoform X3 has protein sequence MAGVRLQGADAAVSRAHPILWGRSGSPDFLFKFLVIGSAGTGKSCLLHQFIENKFKQDSNHTIGVEFGSRVVTVGGKTVKLQIWDTAGQERFRRETYNSLAAWLTDARTLASPNIVVILCGNKKDLDPEREVTFLEASRFAQENELMFLETSALTGENVEEAFLKCARTILNKIDSGELDPERMGSGIQYGDVSLRQLRQPRSAQAVAPQPCGC, from the exons ATGGCAGGGGTCCGGCTTCAGGGCGCAGACGCCGCCGTGAGCCGTGCACATCCCATCCTGTGGGGCCGATCGGGTTCTCCAG ACTTCCTCTTCAAATTCCTGGTGATTGGCAGTGCTGGAACTGGCAAGTCATGTCTCCTCCATCAGTTCATTGAGAATAAGT TTAAACAGGACTCCAACCACACCATCGGCGTGGAGTTTGGATCCAGGGTCGTCACCGTTGGGGGGAAGACTGTGAAGCTACAGATCTGGGACACTGCTGGCCAGGAGCGGTTTCG CCGAGAGACATATAACTCGCTAGCGGCGTGGCTGACTGATGCCCGAACGCTGGCCAGCCCCAACATCGTGGTCATCCTCTGTGGTAACAAGAAGGACCTGGACCCTGAGCGTGAAGTTACTTTCCTAGAGGCCTCCCGCTTTGCCCAGGAGAATG AGCTGATGTTCCTGGAGACCAGCGCTCTCACGGGTGAGAACGTGGAAGAAGCCTTCCTGAAGTGCGCGCGCACCATCCTCAATAAGATCGACTCAG GTGAACTAGACCCCGAGAGGATGGGCTCAGGAATTCAGTATGGTGATGTATCCCTCCGCCAGCTGCGGCAGCCTCGCAGCGCCCAGGCCGTGGCCCCTCAGCCCTGTGGCTGCTGA
- the Egln2 gene encoding prolyl hydroxylase EGLN2 isoform X2: MDSPCQPQALNQSLPQLPGSVSESLEPSRARMGVESYLPCPLLPSYHRPGASGEASAGNGTPRTTATAAATTTTASPLREGFGGQDGGELWPLQSEGAAALVTKECQRLAAQGARPEAPKRKWAKDGGDAPLPSKRPWARQENQEAKGEGGVGCDSVGSGSGNSNNNTTSSSGEASARLREEAPPSAPERLALDYIVPCMRYYGICVKDNFLGATLGGRVLAEVEALKRGGRLRDGQLVSQRAIPPRSIRGDQIAWVEGHEPGCRSIGALMAHVDTVIRHCAGRLGSYVINGRTKAMVACYPGNGLGYVRHVDNPHGDGRCITCIYYLNENWDVKVHGGLLQIFPEGRPVVANIEPLFDRLLIFWSDRRNPHEVKPAYATRYAITVWYFDAKERAAARDKYQLASGQKGVQVPVSQPATPT, encoded by the exons ATGGACAGCCCGTGTCAGCCGCAGGCCCTGAATCAGTCTCTCCCTCAGTTGCCGGGGTCTGTGTCAGAGTCCTTGGAGCCTAGCCGAGCCAGAATGGGGGTGGAGAGCTACCTGCCCTGCCCTCTGCTACCCTCCTACCACCGCCCAGGAGCATCGGGTGAGGCCTCGGCTGGCAACGGGACTCCCAGGACCACAGCCACAGCCGCAGCTACCACTACCACCGCCAGTCCCCTTCGGGAGGGCTTCGGTGGGCAGGATGGCGGTGAGCTGTGGCCACTGCAGAGTGAAGGTGCTGCTGCTCTGGTCACCAAGGAGTGCCAGCGACTGGCGGCCCAGGGTGCCCGGCCTGAGGCCCCCAAACGGAAGTGGGCCAAGGATGGTGGGGATGCCCCTTTACCCAGCAAGCGGCCGTGGGCCAGGCAAGAGAACCAGGAAGCCAAGGGGGAAGGTGGTGTGGGCTGTGACAGCGTTGGCAGCGGCAGtggcaacagcaacaacaacactACCAGTAGCAGTGGCGAGGCAAGTGCTAGGCTGAGGGAGGAGGCCCCACCCTCTGCACCGGAGCGCCTGGCCCTGGACTATATTGTGCCTTGCATGCGGTACTACGGTATCTGCGTCAAGGACAACTTCTTGGGGGCGACACTGGGTGGCCGCGTGCTGGCCGAGGTGGAGGCCCTGAAGCGGGGCGGGCGCCTGCGCGATGGGCAGCTAGTGAGCCAGCGGGCGATCCCACCGCGCAGCATTCGTGGGGACCAGATTGCCTGGGTAGAAGGCCACGAGCCAGGCTGCAGGAGCATTGGTGCCCTCATGGCCCATGTGGACACGGTAATCCGCCACTGTGCGGGCCGGCTGGGCAGCTACGTCATCAACGGGCGCACCAAG GCCATGGTGGCGTGTTACCCAGGCAATGGGCTTGGGTACGTGAGGCACGTTGACAATCCCCACGGCGACGGGCGCTGCATCACCTGCATCTATTACCTGAATGAGAACTGGGACGTCAAG GTGCATGGCGGCCTGCTGCAGATCTTCCCTGAGGGTCGGCCGGTGGTAGCCAACATCGAGCCACTCTTTGACCGCTTGCTCATTTTCTGGTCTGACCGACGGAACCCACATGAGGTGAAGCCAGCCTATGCCACCAG GTACGCCATCACGGTCTGGTATTTTGATGCCAAGGAGCGGGCAGCAGCCAGAGACAAGTATCAGCTAG
- the LOC103159367 gene encoding melanoma-derived growth regulatory protein: MMVWLPVLLGVILSVFPGPIEAERDMPKLADWKLCADEECSHPISMAVALQDYMAPDCRFLNIYRGQVVYVFSKLKGRGRLFWGGSVQGDYYGDLAARLGYFPSSIVREDLILKPAKIDMKTDVSALWWRWECMCNQALLNAE, encoded by the exons ATGATGGTGTGGCTCCCAGTGCTCCTTGGTGTCATCTTGTCTGTTTTCCCTGGGCCTATCGAGGCCGAACGTGACATGCCCAAGCTGGCTGACTGGAAGCTGTGTGCGGATGAGGAATGCAGCC atcCTATCTCCATGGCTGTGGCCCTTCAGGACTACATGGCCCCTGACTGTCGCTTCTTGAACATATATAGGGGCCAAGTGGTGTATGTCTTCTCCAAGCTGAAGGGCCGTGGGCGGCTCTTCTGGGGAGGCAGT gttcagggagattACTATGGAGACCTGGCTGCTCGCCTGGGCTATTTCCCCAGTAGCATTGTTCGGGAGGACCTGATTCTGAAACCAGCCAAAATTGATATGAAGACGGATGTGAGTGCCTTGTGGTGgagatgggagt GCATGTGCAACCAGGCCCTGCTCAATGCAGAGTGA
- the Rab4b gene encoding ras-related protein Rab-4B isoform X2, with amino-acid sequence MAGVRLQGADAAVSRAHPILWGRSGSPDFLFKFLVIGSAGTGKSCLLHQFIENKFKQDSNHTIGVEFGSRVVTVGGKTVKLQIWDTAGQERFRSVTRSYYRGAAGALLVYDITSRETYNSLAAWLTDARTLASPNIVVILCGNKKDLDPEREVTFLEASRFAQENELMFLETSALTGENVEEAFLKCARTILNKIDSGELDPERMGSGIQYGDVSLRQLRQPRSAQAVAPQPCGC; translated from the exons ATGGCAGGGGTCCGGCTTCAGGGCGCAGACGCCGCCGTGAGCCGTGCACATCCCATCCTGTGGGGCCGATCGGGTTCTCCAG ACTTCCTCTTCAAATTCCTGGTGATTGGCAGTGCTGGAACTGGCAAGTCATGTCTCCTCCATCAGTTCATTGAGAATAAGT TTAAACAGGACTCCAACCACACCATCGGCGTGGAGTTTGGATCCAGGGTCGTCACCGTTGGGGGGAAGACTGTGAAGCTACAGATCTGGGACACTGCTGGCCAGGAGCGGTTTCG GTCGGTGACGCGGAGTTATTACCGAGGGGCAGCTGGAGCCCTGCTGGTGTACGACATCACCAG CCGAGAGACATATAACTCGCTAGCGGCGTGGCTGACTGATGCCCGAACGCTGGCCAGCCCCAACATCGTGGTCATCCTCTGTGGTAACAAGAAGGACCTGGACCCTGAGCGTGAAGTTACTTTCCTAGAGGCCTCCCGCTTTGCCCAGGAGAATG AGCTGATGTTCCTGGAGACCAGCGCTCTCACGGGTGAGAACGTGGAAGAAGCCTTCCTGAAGTGCGCGCGCACCATCCTCAATAAGATCGACTCAG GTGAACTAGACCCCGAGAGGATGGGCTCAGGAATTCAGTATGGTGATGTATCCCTCCGCCAGCTGCGGCAGCCTCGCAGCGCCCAGGCCGTGGCCCCTCAGCCCTGTGGCTGCTGA